A region from the Enterobacter roggenkampii genome encodes:
- a CDS encoding PTS transporter subunit EIIC: protein MSLISGFVKSLSKLSMIGRALMLPISLLPAAGLLLAFGDKFHLPLMMNAGGVIFDNLPMLFAIGSAVGLASESGIAALSAAVSVFVTNITISTVLSITPEMASQGGKYAMVVGIPTLQMGVFGGLICGILAAWCYNRFHTMQLPEFLGFFSGKRFVAIATAFLSFLMGLLLPYVWQHIQAGIDALSVVVNGDNQAASTFIFGLVERALIPLGLHHIWYPSFWYSFGDYTTQAGQVIHGDQTIWFKMLEEGVKSFSSDTYQNAGKFMQGEFPLMLFALPAACLAMYHEAHTKNKKIAAGILFSAALTCFLTGITEPVEFTFIFVAPILYVFNAIMAGLAYMTMYLLHAHIAKSFSAGFIDYLSFGILPSFNGYQTHFLSAIIIGIPMGLIYYFTFRFVIRRFDVKTPGRTEVTANADEKSDSELATEIITLLGGAHNIDSVGACITRLRLEVAKSDAVDKDGLNGLGARGVVFVGDNGIQVIFGARAQFIAQTMSTMIGK from the coding sequence ATGAGTCTGATATCAGGGTTTGTTAAATCGCTGTCTAAGTTATCGATGATTGGTCGCGCCTTAATGCTGCCAATTTCACTGCTTCCCGCTGCGGGCCTGCTGCTGGCCTTCGGCGATAAGTTCCATCTGCCGCTGATGATGAACGCGGGCGGGGTTATCTTTGATAACCTGCCGATGCTGTTTGCCATTGGCTCTGCCGTGGGCCTGGCGTCAGAATCCGGCATTGCGGCGCTGTCCGCGGCGGTGTCGGTGTTTGTCACCAATATCACCATCAGCACCGTGCTGAGCATCACGCCGGAAATGGCCTCTCAGGGCGGGAAATACGCCATGGTGGTGGGCATTCCGACGCTGCAGATGGGCGTCTTCGGCGGCCTGATCTGCGGTATTCTCGCGGCCTGGTGCTATAACCGCTTCCACACCATGCAGCTTCCGGAATTCCTGGGCTTCTTCTCCGGCAAGCGCTTCGTGGCGATTGCAACGGCGTTCCTCTCGTTCCTGATGGGGCTGCTGCTGCCGTACGTGTGGCAGCATATCCAGGCCGGTATCGACGCCCTCTCCGTGGTCGTTAACGGCGACAACCAGGCGGCCTCGACCTTTATCTTCGGTCTGGTGGAGCGCGCGCTGATCCCGCTCGGTCTGCACCATATCTGGTATCCGTCGTTCTGGTATTCGTTTGGGGATTACACCACCCAGGCAGGCCAGGTGATCCACGGCGACCAGACCATCTGGTTCAAGATGCTGGAAGAAGGGGTGAAATCCTTCAGCAGCGACACCTACCAGAACGCCGGTAAGTTCATGCAGGGTGAATTCCCGCTGATGCTGTTCGCGCTGCCTGCGGCGTGCCTGGCGATGTATCACGAAGCCCATACGAAGAATAAGAAAATCGCGGCCGGTATTCTGTTCTCCGCGGCGCTGACCTGCTTCCTGACGGGGATCACCGAACCGGTTGAGTTTACCTTTATCTTCGTGGCGCCGATTCTGTACGTCTTTAACGCCATCATGGCGGGTCTGGCCTACATGACCATGTACCTGCTGCATGCGCATATCGCCAAGTCGTTCTCTGCAGGCTTTATCGACTATCTGTCATTCGGGATCCTGCCGTCGTTTAACGGCTACCAGACCCACTTCCTGAGCGCCATTATCATCGGCATTCCAATGGGCCTGATTTATTACTTCACGTTCCGCTTTGTGATCCGTCGTTTCGACGTGAAAACGCCGGGCCGCACCGAAGTAACCGCCAACGCGGATGAAAAATCGGATTCTGAACTCGCGACCGAGATCATCACCCTGCTGGGCGGCGCGCATAACATTGACTCCGTCGGCGCCTGTATCACCCGCCTGCGTCTGGAAGTGGCAAAAAGCGACGCGGTAGATAAAGACGGTCTTAACGGACTCGGCGCGCGCGGCGTGGTGTTTGTCGGCGACAACGGCATTCAGGTGATTTTCGGTGCCAGAGCACAGTTTATCGCCCAGACCATGTCCACCATGATCGGCAAATAA
- the ybcJ gene encoding ribosome-associated protein YbcJ: protein MATFSLGKHPHVELCDLLKLEGWSESGAQAKIAIADGLVKVDGAVETRKRCKIVAGQTVSFEGQSVTVTA from the coding sequence ATGGCCACATTTTCATTAGGCAAACACCCGCACGTTGAGCTGTGCGATCTGCTCAAGCTGGAAGGCTGGAGCGAAAGCGGCGCGCAGGCGAAAATTGCCATTGCCGACGGGCTTGTCAAAGTGGACGGTGCGGTGGAAACCCGCAAGCGCTGCAAGATTGTCGCGGGCCAGACCGTGAGCTTTGAAGGCCAGAGCGTGACCGTGACGGCGTAA
- the folD gene encoding bifunctional methylenetetrahydrofolate dehydrogenase/methenyltetrahydrofolate cyclohydrolase FolD yields MAAKIIDGKTIAQQVRSEVAEKVKARKAAGKRAPGLAVVLVGSNPASQIYVGSKRKACEEVGFVSRSYDLPETTSEAELLELIDTLNADKEIDGILVQLPLPAGIDNVKVLERIAPDKDVDGFHPYNVGRLCQRAPRLRPCTPRGIVTLLERYNIDTYGLNAVVIGASNIVGRPMSMELLLAGCTTTVTHRFTKNLRHHVENADLLIVAVGKPGFIPGEWIKEGAIVVDVGINRLENGKVVGDVVYEDAAARASYITPVPGGVGPMTVATLIQNTLQACEEYHDVEDA; encoded by the coding sequence ATGGCAGCAAAGATTATTGACGGTAAAACGATTGCGCAGCAGGTGCGCTCTGAGGTCGCGGAAAAAGTGAAGGCGCGTAAAGCGGCCGGAAAACGCGCCCCCGGGCTGGCCGTTGTGCTGGTTGGCAGTAACCCGGCATCGCAGATTTATGTCGGCAGCAAGCGCAAAGCGTGTGAAGAGGTGGGGTTCGTCTCCCGCTCTTACGATTTGCCGGAAACCACCAGCGAAGCAGAACTGCTGGAACTTATTGACACTCTGAACGCCGATAAAGAGATCGACGGTATTCTGGTTCAGCTGCCGCTGCCCGCCGGTATCGACAACGTGAAGGTGCTGGAGCGTATTGCACCGGATAAAGACGTGGACGGTTTCCATCCGTACAACGTTGGCCGCCTGTGCCAGCGCGCGCCGCGCCTGCGTCCGTGCACGCCGCGCGGTATCGTGACGCTGCTGGAGCGTTATAACATCGATACTTACGGCCTGAACGCCGTGGTCATCGGCGCGTCCAACATCGTGGGCCGCCCGATGAGCATGGAGCTGCTGCTGGCCGGCTGCACCACCACCGTAACCCACCGCTTCACCAAAAACCTGCGCCACCACGTTGAGAACGCCGATCTGCTGATCGTCGCGGTCGGTAAGCCGGGCTTTATTCCGGGCGAGTGGATTAAAGAGGGCGCAATTGTCGTGGACGTCGGGATTAACCGTCTGGAAAACGGCAAAGTGGTCGGCGACGTGGTGTATGAAGATGCCGCCGCGCGCGCCTCTTACATTACCCCCGTACCGGGCGGCGTAGGCCCGATGACCGTCGCAACGCTGATTCAGAATACCCTGCAGGCATGCGAAGAATATCACGACGTAGAGGACGCGTAA
- the fimA gene encoding type 1 fimbrial major subunit FimA produces MKLSNIASTVIATLALVAGAANAADPAAPVSVNGGTVHFKGELVNAACSVNTDSSEQTVNLGQYRTAKFTKVGDTTSNIPFNIELNDCDPLVAKTAAVAFTGQIDPTDKTLLAVTSGSNDNTAKGVGIEILDSKSSVLTPDGATFSAAQTLIEGTNTLKFTARYKSTAATTEPGQANADATFVMKYE; encoded by the coding sequence ATGAAACTCAGCAACATTGCTTCTACTGTTATTGCAACTTTGGCCCTGGTTGCGGGTGCCGCAAATGCAGCGGATCCTGCTGCGCCGGTTTCCGTAAATGGCGGTACCGTACATTTTAAAGGTGAGCTGGTTAATGCGGCTTGTTCAGTAAATACTGATTCTTCCGAGCAGACCGTTAATCTGGGTCAGTATCGTACCGCGAAATTCACCAAAGTGGGCGACACCACCTCTAATATTCCGTTCAACATTGAACTGAACGATTGCGATCCGCTGGTGGCCAAAACTGCCGCTGTTGCGTTCACCGGTCAGATCGACCCAACCGACAAAACCCTGCTGGCCGTCACCTCCGGCAGCAACGACAACACCGCGAAAGGCGTGGGTATTGAGATCCTCGACAGCAAATCCAGCGTTCTGACCCCAGACGGTGCGACCTTCTCTGCTGCGCAGACGCTGATCGAAGGGACGAACACCCTGAAGTTCACCGCGCGTTATAAATCCACGGCTGCGACTACCGAGCCAGGCCAGGCGAACGCTGACGCCACCTTCGTAATGAAATACGAATAA